Part of the Athalia rosae chromosome 2, iyAthRosa1.1, whole genome shotgun sequence genome, ATAAAATTGCATTTATTTTACGGTAAAGTTTAAAGCTGGAACTAATTAAATACCATATGAAAGTTGTTCCACAAAGTTTTACTTTAGATTCCGATCGTGCATCTTGTGAGTTGGTTGGTAGTTCACCCCGATTGAGGCGAGACTGAAAGTATTCACTGCCATTCATTGGGAGATTAAAGCGACTTGAGAACAAGTAACGGTCTGTCGCTCTAGGGGAACAGCTGCGGTACTTCTCTTGGCTTTGAtactacattttattttctagtttTATACCCTTTTTATACTCCAGATATTTatgtgtaattattatatctttCAGCCTTTGATGAAAACGCATTTATACTTGGCTCATTAACCTCCATGTTTAACAATAATTGCAAATGCATAGTTTACTGTATATTGCCACGTACTACTTCGGATGTTGGCCTGAACgtgaaattattacaataatcatCATCGACTGTCGTATTGTGGGTATAgttattgtttgaaaaattaatttatcgaaCAATCGGATTGCTCTCGAATATCTTCACAATTAGTGTTCCAGTTTTTTCAGTTGCATGTATTTCGTACTTCGTTAACTATGAGAGTAATTGTCATATTCAAACCCAATTCTACAACTCGATTTGTATTagcattaattttaatttcgatcCATGTCGTCGTGATTCTTCGTAGATGATATAACTGATAAGAAGTAACCGATCTAGTTGTCTTCatgatattttttgtaatCACTATAACTTCCATGAGTAGAATTTCCACGTTTGAATTCATTCCAACGATTCAATTTCTACTTTTAACATTGATATCACTAATTTATCCTTATCGTTCCATGACGCCACGACTAATGGCTTTTTATACTAATCAATATTGCACAGCGTTTGTAAGTAGTCGGAGAGATTCTGAGATATTTGAAGTCAAACGGAGCGAGATTTTTGAATACATTTTCCCGAGACGAGCCTCGTGCAAATTTATCTTCAAGTCGTCCTAATTTTgagctttttcttctttgccgCGGGGTTATAAATATGTGAAATTACTTGCAGCATGACCTCGGGCCACTTTCGACCAACGAATGAGATtctatttatatttctttttacttatAATTAATGATCTTGGTTACTTGTAAACTAACGTCTTCTAAACATACGATCATACGTCGGTGGATTTCCAGGAATTTCCAAAACCGCAACCACAAATTGAACGATATAGCACAATACCGTGTAATGCAAACTCTTAAACATTTCAATTGGCGTGTTGGTTGAAGAGGTTCACTTTGCCTtcgttagaaaaataaaataaattgaaggaaagaataaataaactatttcgaaaattgccGCTTGCACGTTAGCACGTCTGCTTTGCGTGAGGAGATTTCGACGCACGCGTCTTAACGGCATCTCAACTTGAaaatatgaacaaaaaaaagttaggACCAGGTGGCGCTGTAATGTTTACCAAATAAATATCACCGATGCAAGTGAAGAAAAGAGTGGGCTTccgagatgaaaaaacgttATTTTCCACCACTGacggtaaatgaaaaattgttcttcGTCTGTCTTTAGGGTTGAGCATCGGTGTATCGATAATAACCATCGTGtacatgaatgaaaatttacaaagctaaaaattaaaaaataccagCAGAAGTCTTTTCATTGGGTTATCCGTGTGTAATTTAGATTTCGTACTGATACAGTTTGATTATTATGccctaaaaaaatatttgctgtATGTGTTCACGTAGAATCGATTTATGAAATAATCTAaaagtttacgggaaaaaattcgaacttttAACTTAAGGTCGACCCTGTCGGCTCAGAGACATACATAACCTTAAACTCATGACAGGTATAGTCAAAACTAACGTTGCAAGTGTCTCATTTTCTTGCGGTAAAACTTTTCGTTGGCTTTACTGATTACGCGTTTATTCTGTGGTATACCGACTGGTTCGTTATTCGCAGCTTACGAAATGCTACATTCTGTCCTCACCTTTGTGTActaattcgtatttttttttttctatcaggtTTTAGCTCCATGCAGTTTAcacattaaatatttttcaaccaaacATTATTCAGCACTCGACGCATACTAAATAGTCGAGGAGTTTCTTTGATccttcttatattttttaagtCAAGATCAAGGAATTTCATCTGAAGTCTTGGGTTTGCCAATTGGGTCTTTGTAACGCGacattttatagttttttaACTGTTTGTTCCTCCCATGATTTAGAAAGAGAACTTTTATCGCAGCAAAATTCTTGAACAATCCcattacaaaaaattttatttgtaacTAATGCTATAACTTATTCTAAATAAAATGTTCAGATGTTTTCAATGACCCAGATGCATTGATCAGTGCCCAAATGATAcatcattcaattatttatattcaatggGACCCTAAAATCCCATAGCTGTCTttggtatttaatttttttcttgtattaaTCTTTCATGCCACCCATATTGTTCAAAAATGATCAGCAAAGCAATTGATGATTCAATATTAATGGTATcttgaaatttattgttaCAGGAGCAGCATAGTTCGGAGATAAATAGGCTGACAGAAGAAAACTCCAATCTCCGAGCACGTTTAAGAGACGTGACACATTCTCCATTATCAGATTCTGAAAAGCAGCAAATTTTATTGGACGCTTCAAGACTGCATAATTCAGCTCCAGCATCCATTGCTATCACCCAAGAAGATGGCTCTCCAGCTGTTGCCACGGAAAACACATGTTCAACACCTGATTGGGACAAACATAGTTCCAGTTCAATGTCTGAAGTATCTGTCGCTTGTTTACAGGATAGAATCCTACAAATGGAAGAAACACATTATAGTACAAACGAAGAATTACAAGCCACAATCCAGGAACTTAGTGACTTACAGGTATAGTGTAATACAAAACAAATAGCAATTTCATAAATGGGTGCAATACTGGAACCTAATCTAAATAACGCTTATTTGTTTAGTTATTGTTTTGTAAATACATGTCGCGAATACCGTGTCTTAATATACTCTGCTACCTGCTGGTTGTAGATTCTTGAGCATAGGTTttcattcaagtttttttaaacggtgtaTAAGTGGTCTGTGCTCATTCAAAACTGCTGTACATCCTATGTTATAAGCAAAGATTAGCTTGGGTTATTTTATCGAAACGCACTCGTCTAACTTAATTGTGAATTGAAATTAAGTTTTCAGGAAATTTTATATTAAACCCAGACTTCCTTAACCTGCTAACGAGaatgatttgtttttatttttaggcTCAATTGTCGGAGCTCCAATCTGATAACGAAAGATTAACCGAAGAAAAAGGTGTCCTTCTGGAATCTCTTTGCAggcaaacagaaaaattagagGATTCAAGGTCCAAAGTAGACACATTGCAGGGGTTACTATTACGGGAGGAACAACCGGAGGAAACGCCTCATGGCTACAATACAGAGCGAGAGCAAAAGCTTGTTGATTTGCTAAAGGtgcgttgaattttcatcattacAAATTTGTTGCAATAACCGATGTCAATAAAATATGACGTATCTGGTAAGCAGCACCGTTTTATTGACAAAATTATAGTGTCTAATGAGCTACCGTTCTCTATTGACAGAGTGCCCAAGAGGAGCGGGAATCGCTTCTACAAAAGCTAGAGGAACTCACCTCAGAATTGAAAAGTCTTAGATCTACGGCTGAAGCATCTACCACAGAGACTGAACGGCTCACAAAACGTGTTCATTTATTAGAATCTACCGTAGATGCAACAAATGCAGAGCGTAAACAACTAGATGCTGAACTCGTTGAAGCAAGGCAGGAAGGCTCAAGTCGCACCATCGAAATAAGCAGGCTAGCAACGTTGTTAGAAAATGCCAGAGCCAAAATTGAAGAGTTAGAACAGACGAGACAACTAGAAAGTAAGAGTGAAGCTGATGAATTGCTAGATGCTGCGAGGCGAGAGAAAGATACGCTTGAAACACAGGCTGCTGCCTTACAGGAACAGTTGGCTAGATCACATTGTGATCACGATAGATTAAAAGATCAATACTCACAACTCCAGGAAGAGTGTAAAGTCATTCGTAATAATGCCAAATCAGCAATCAGTGATTTAGAATATCAGCTATCGCAATTGAAAGAAGAGCGAAATTCTCTGAGTACGGAACTACAATTGGTCAGAGATACTTTGGCCGAACTGCAAGCTCAGTGTCAGCGGCATTTAGAAGACAAACGCGAATTGAAAGCAGCTTTGAGTGAATCACAACGCCGGGCAAACGATGTTGAGTCTACGAAAGCTGATTTAGAATCTGCTTTGGAAGATGAAAAACGGCTGAGGCAAGAAGAAAGTACAGAGTGGGAACAATTTCAGACCGACTTGTTGATGACCGTTCGTGTTGCCAACGATTTCAAAACAGAAGCTCAAAGTGAACTTGAAAGAGTTGTAATGGAGAACAAGACTCAGAGAGATAAGCTCCGAGCTCTAGAAGCGCAGCTGGATAAACTAAATAAGGGtaagttttcatttattataagCATTAACATAATGTCGATGCAGTCGTAAAACATATTTGTAGGGTTATATTCCAAAATAGATCGACACTGGTTTTTTGAAAACCAAGTCTCAAAAAAAAGTAGGTACCCATGAGTATCATCCATAGCACTtatgatttttgaaataacaGTGTTCGAAGTAGAGCATGTTGTAAGTTATcaagaaaatttatgaaccTTGTTCTGTAAATGTTCATAACACACTTAAACCACGAAAgcatcattattttattcagatGCATGCGCAGTTATGTTAATTTTACATCTTGTCATTCGAATATACTACTGAAACTCAATTTTGCTCTCATCATAAACTGACTAATGAATGCAATTCGCCATATCAAGTTAGACGGAGTCAAGTGTTTTGTGTCTTTTTATTCAACCATGTTTCGATTCAGATAGCAAGTATTCACAAAGGAATTTCAAAACGCCAAAATCCAACGAACAATAAGTGGTTACATCCTCGCCCAAGCCCTTTCGAAATTTGTTCTTGCTTTTATGttgtaacaaaaaattataccatGAACTAGGGCTTTCCACTGACCACACTGGGAGGGCAACGGTTGATCAGGTAGCCACTGAGACACTAACGGCACCAGATGCCTTGTTTGAAAGAAGTGCCATTAGTGCTTTGCTGAAACGTGGCCGTACTTTGCCAAAAGTACGTCCAGAAATAAGAAAGGCCATTTCTGAATCAAATATTAATGAACTGAATATGCAAGAAAATGCTACACAAACAAACAATCCAATTAGGAAAACTTATCCTGGTATATCCATGCCAAAAGCAGATATTGAGGATCTCCTTGATCGGGAATACTTGTACTCGCGACCACAGATATCCAATGTAGTGTCACCGTTGAAAGATGAGGAAAAAGATGAGTTACGTCAACTTAAACAAGAATTGTTGAGAGAACCCATGTATGTGAACAGCGAACTAAAATCTGATCATGAGACGGAAATTTCTCTACAAGAAGACAAAGGCCCTTTGAAAGCAGATTATCCGAAATTGTACAAACTATCTATGTcatcaaaattgaaagaaaatcctGTTCTGAAAGAAATCACAGCAATTCAGAGCTCCCAAGGCGATTCATATGGGATCAATATTTCAAACAGCCAATTTTATGTCCCAAAAAATTACGTTTTCTCTGATACAGAATGTGCAATGGATGATTTGATGTTCGAAGTTGATCCAGAAATGATCAATCTATTGAGAAAAAGCAAGTGTGATGTAGACACACAATCTCAAGGAAAGTCGTATAATTCGGCAATGAAAACTGACCTGGGTGGCACTTTGTTATTAGATGCAACAAGTTACAAACATACTGTAAACAATTCTCTGGATCAAGATAATTGTAAGAAACCTGGTGTGTATGACCTTGAAACAAGTCTGATGAACCTACCAAGTACCAAAATAGTGGCAAATTCTGCTGGAATTACACAAGTGGAAGACAAACCGCAAATACACAACCATCACGTAGATAATCATGTGACCCAACCACACAACTCCGGTCCAAACAAAACAATGAATCATTCACCTGAGGTTGATTGCAATTCTCTAAATGACACAAATTCATTGCAAATGATGGTTAATTTGGATCCTAGCAGCCATGCTTTGAAACCCCAGATAGACCAGAATCCAGAACGACATACTTCACTCAtttcaacaaaagaaaaagaaaagttagaAACTTATAATTCAAGAGAAAACAATGTGTCCAtgtcagaaaaagaaatccaacCTATTAGTAAAATAGTCGATTCTGTAATTGATGATCTAACATACCGATCAATTCCAAGAAGTTCGAAGCGCAagttgtacggaaaaaaaatttcatcctctGCTGAGGATATTAATAAAGTTCGTTTGACCGAAAAGATTTATGAAAGTTTATCGGATTTTTATAGCGGTTATAacagtgaaaatgaaattagagCCGATGCTGAAACCGAGCatgatgaaagaaattcgAGTGCAGCATTTGAAGAtacagaaaaatcaaaattgaataCTAACGTACCAGTTGTGATGGAATCAACCAGTGCTACAGCCCCTGATGAAAATGATTCGATGAGCCCTTTGTACGACAATGTGCGATACGTTAGCAATGTAGCTGCAAAAAACATATCAATTGAAAACCCAAACCCTGATTTAATAATCGCTCCAAGAATTTATACACTGAAAAGTCGGTATGACAAAGTCATCCCCAAAGATCCGATTCCTTCACCGAGGCAAAATTTATCCGGAATATCTGATGATGTAACTCTTCGAACAAAGGGAGTAGTGAACAAACAAAATCGGCCCCATACTTTCGTGAATTTTCCAACTGTGAAAACTGATAAACATGGTACTACAAGGCAAAGTAGCTTAGGATTGCATCCAGTTTTGGAGGCTGATGAAAGCTCCAGATCCTCAGCAAAGAATAAAACTTTAATCAACACCATGCTAGCAAGGGACAAAAGTTCATACCAAGAAAACATGATTCTGCGCTCTCGCCAAAGACGCATGGAATCACAAAACGATAATCATAAACAAACCAACGTTGATGATCAGCCATTGAAGGATGTAATAAAGGAGTCACCGTCTTCCATTTCTGAGAACCTTAATAGAATACCATCTGCAGTTTCTTCCACCAGATTCAAGTTATCAAAGTCTGATCCATCAAATGAGAACTTACTACCCAAGAATAGTGACCTTCCTGACATCGGCAAAACTCAATCAACATTAATCAACGCTAGATTCTACGACCTTCCAGAAGGAGTTTATGGCAAAATCATTACCAGTCCCAAATCTGTTTCCGAAGTTcaacaaaaatatgaaaacttAGCAAAACAGAGTCAAGTTTCTGTTGGCACAGCAAAAAGCATCGATAACAGTAGTAAAAATAAGTTGACTACACCTATTGTCAAAGTGGATCAAAACCGTATTGTCGACAAACAATCTAAAACTGCTGATAGTTCAAATCGAAATTGGACGAAGAGTAATAATGGGTATatgaaaagtgaagaaaattttgaaacgataCCAAAGTTGCCAGTCTCTCCTCCTCCGATAAAATCAACAGATGTTATCGATACAAGTTTTGCCTGGGAGAGCGATATTGAAAGAATTTCCATTCCACCATCAGCAAAAGTTACTCCAAGTGGGTCAGAGTTCCAACATTCGTCCACATTATTAGCACATAGTAAATGTGGAACTATTGTCGAAGAGCCTGAAGTAGAACTTAGAGCTAAACGTAGTCCACCAGTGGTACATATTCGTCCTTGGATTTCAGCAATTGCGTTTAACCGTAAGTCCCAAAACCAAGCTTATTACTGTGGCTTGCGTAGCGGGACCATCACATATTCTCACGTAGATCTTCGCACCTTCCCATGTCTGCTAGAAGGAGATCTCTTGCGTGATGTTTTTATACCCTACCCTGTATCAAGGATCATCGGATTTTGGGTTACACCTGGGGAATCATATATGCTTCTTCTAGGCAATATATTTTGTccgttattataaattattggcAATTTTATGATTGAGTAAAGCTTACCCATAATTTGACTATGTAACATCAGAAGTGTGCAGAAGCTTATTGGTtcgttttattaatttctttgcGTTTTAGGTATGTATTTTTGGGGTATGTGTATCATGTCATGAAGCAGAATGTATAAACACCTTCATTTTGCTACAAAATTACTGCATAATTTGTTCGTATACTTTGTCTTTAGGATTCCGTTGATTTATGTTTTGTCAAGTCGTCTGCTTAATTCATGTGGGACAATACTGTCTGATGCTTCAAACATCTAATTgttatgttgttttttcttcatacttATGGTTCTATTCCAATTATGTTTGAGTGGTTATTGACAACATATAGCTTATCTGTGATGTTCTGATCGCAAAAGAACATCGATATTAAATAATGTTTCGGTAAATTTGCCTTCAAAGCTATATGATAAATCCTTGAGCGACCAAAACAGGTAGTctggttttgaaaaatttacaatgatTATGGCATCAAGTTAGGCTTATTTGTACTTGCTAAGTGGCCAGTGACGCTAATTTTTTGCATAACCTGGTATAATCATTTCGTGTTTGTTGACTTTATGCTTATTACCTAGTTTTAAAATTATCGAATGTTAGAAGTATCAACTATTATTTGCTTCCAGCTAATCAGAAAGCCATGCCTCCACCACCAAGACCACCTACCACTCCAACTGATACACAACAAAGTGTGTTGACCAGTGTAACACAAGAAATGGCTGCTCGCCGTAAAGCTAATATTTCAAGACAAGATTCTAGGCTCAGTGTAAAGTGTCTCATTGAGAGCATCGAAAATGCTACCAAACAAGCAAAGGCTGGTAAGTCATTTCCAGCATTTTTAAATGGCTTACGAGAACAAACTATTGTTCAGTTTCATACTTCGCATTTCAAATCACAATGAATTTCATTGTTCATTCAATTGCATTGTGAAATTAACAACAGTTACCAGTAGTTCTGAAATAATTTAAATGGGCAAGTAAAAAGAACGTAcaataattcatattttttttaaatgaagcCAATTGTTGATAAATTTGTATTCAAAAAAGCAGTTGATTCCCTGATACATAAATTAGATATtccttaattttcattttcgttttgaaTGCTTGAATTACCCATAAATCAATTAATCTATTGATGAATAACACATTACATAAATGTTTCTATAGCTGGGCTTGCCGACAATAGTGGTGAGTATTATTTTTGTGAAACAAATATAAGTCAGGGTTTCAGAAAACGTTTTAACAACGTCCcagctgaatgaaaaaaaaaagggaaagaacccttgagtattattattatgtaaacCGTTTCACTTTACTTGTACCAATTTAGGACCTGGAAGCCGTAGCAGTTCTACGTCGTCCTTAAATTCAATAGGGACGAACGAAGTTATCTCACTAAAAGCTCCACTCCGTGATcaacaacaaacaaataatCTAATTTGTCCTGTGAATACCACAAATAACAACAAGACCCAACCGACGAATGCAAGAAAAGTTCTTTCAGGTAATTTACCTAAAGCACCTAAATATTGATTTTGCTTTGAACAAATTCTTCCTCTATCTGTGTACATTATCACAACCGAAGTAAAACAATGTCTTTATTCAAATACCGTGAGTGAGAGGCATTGTCAGGGCATCGGTTCCTTGGTTTTAGTATTTCCATCATTCATTGAACTCATGCTTCTTTCACCTTGGTAGTCTACTGTATGTCGGTTTATGCATCAGGATCGATACTCCGGCATGgttcaaattgatttatcaTCTATATTAAAATAGTATCAATGAATCATTTTAAGATGTCAAATGTGGGAAGGACTGAGAGATTGGGGTGTTTTAAATCTATTTTaacaaagtttttatttttattgattgatGAATAGAATATTATGTTAGCACGTATGTAACGGTGTTACGGTAACACGTTACAGTAACGTATGTGTAACAATGGAAATGtattaaatttatcaaatcaGAGCCAGTatgcttttctttctccctatTGCACTAACAgcttattgaatattttctggtattattttatcactaATTTCTTATTTCAGCTCATGAGCACTTACTGTAGTTGCATGCTCTTCTAATCTGCACAACAATAAAATGGTTTTTCTTCTATACACACctatgaatataaatgtacataatacatgtatgtataaatgtatataaattttatcttAATAACTTGATGAATTTGCATGACGCACAAGGTAAGGATTTTAAATCGAGAGACATCTTATTATTATGGAATCATTCTTATGTTTGTTGGGATTTACCTCACTTATTCAGCTCGGCCAGTTCTTTCTTTATTGCATGCAGACAATCACAGCAGATTGCTGCCACATAATGGCTAACCTTGTCAATAAAATTCTTTATCATTGGCGCTATTAAATATTTGAGAAGCATGCTAATTTCACTGTTTGGCGTAGTCTTTCTGCTTCAGTTATGAAGGGCTTGCACTTTCAACGCTGATATCTGTAAGTACCttgatggaaaattgaataacagctaataattattcatcatttgaCCCTCTAGCAGAACTAGTTTTCGTTTCTTATATCTAGTTCTGACTGTATCTGAGCAGAGTCAGTTGAAAGTACAGTACTTTAATGCCGTGATTATTGGTGGACCTAATCCATttgaagtaataaaaatccCCTGCGTGAGATCAATGATGTTTTAACTAACTCTGACCAGAAATTATTTGTTTCACATTAATTATGTGTATGGACTTGGAAAAATTCTgataaaaattactttttttatctttacaaACAGAGACAA contains:
- the LOC105692063 gene encoding cytospin-A isoform X5 translates to MVLHVSSMIQVCNRTPARNGMSRSPEAQGPFRRGVRPSPTTKGSAAPSTPRSQSKSSTRPPPRTAAGLPSGARKDPLLTIFGPRKPLNRNVINYINNNNSNNNNNVNRSKSRDRGQQTHQGSHPGAGGGGQGQGPLRQASSASSLEGKPTAVSRATKGGHVSGGGGNKAARMQELEREVEALNRDRATLEANLQEAAAAAHQLHQLRSELNEVKEQHSSEINRLTEENSNLRARLRDVTHSPLSDSEKQQILLDASRLHNSAPASIAITQEDGSPAVATENTCSTPDWDKHSSSSMSEVSVACLQDRILQMEETHYSTNEELQATIQELSDLQAQLSELQSDNERLTEEKGVLLESLCRQTEKLEDSRSKVDTLQGLLLREEQPEETPHGYNTEREQKLVDLLKSAQEERESLLQKLEELTSELKSLRSTAEASTTETERLTKRVHLLESTVDATNAERKQLDAELVEARQEGSSRTIEISRLATLLENARAKIEELEQTRQLESKSEADELLDAARREKDTLETQAAALQEQLARSHCDHDRLKDQYSQLQEECKVIRNNAKSAISDLEYQLSQLKEERNSLSTELQLVRDTLAELQAQCQRHLEDKRELKAALSESQRRANDVESTKADLESALEDEKRLRQEESTEWEQFQTDLLMTVRVANDFKTEAQSELERVVMENKTQRDKLRALEAQLDKLNKGLSTDHTGRATVDQVATETLTAPDALFERSAISALLKRGRTLPKVRPEIRKAISESNINELNMQENATQTNNPIRKTYPGISMPKADIEDLLDREYLYSRPQISNVVSPLKDEEKDELRQLKQELLREPMYVNSELKSDHETEISLQEDKGPLKADYPKLYKLSMSSKLKENPVLKEITAIQSSQGDSYGINISNSQFYVPKNYVFSDTECAMDDLMFEVDPEMINLLRKSKCDVDTQSQGKSYNSAMKTDLGGTLLLDATSYKHTVNNSLDQDNCKKPGVYDLETSLMNLPSTKIVANSAGITQVEDKPQIHNHHVDNHVTQPHNSGPNKTMNHSPEVDCNSLNDTNSLQMMVNLDPSSHALKPQIDQNPERHTSLISTKEKEKLETYNSRENNVSMSEKEIQPISKIVDSVIDDLTYRSIPRSSKRKLYGKKISSSAEDINKVRLTEKIYESLSDFYSGYNSENEIRADAETEHDERNSSAAFEDTEKSKLNTNVPVVMESTSATAPDENDSMSPLYDNVRYVSNVAAKNISIENPNPDLIIAPRIYTLKSRYDKVIPKDPIPSPRQNLSGISDDVTLRTKGVVNKQNRPHTFVNFPTVKTDKHGTTRQSSLGLHPVLEADESSRSSAKNKTLINTMLARDKSSYQENMILRSRQRRMESQNDNHKQTNVDDQPLKDVIKESPSSISENLNRIPSAVSSTRFKLSKSDPSNENLLPKNSDLPDIGKTQSTLINARFYDLPEGVYGKIITSPKSVSEVQQKYENLAKQSQVSVGTAKSIDNSSKNKLTTPIVKVDQNRIVDKQSKTADSSNRNWTKSNNGYMKSEENFETIPKLPVSPPPIKSTDVIDTSFAWESDIERISIPPSAKVTPTNQKAMPPPPRPPTTPTDTQQSVLTSVTQEMAARRKANISRQDSRLSVKCLIESIENATKQAKAAGLADNSGPGSRSSSTSSLNSIGTNEVISLKAPLRDQQQTNNLICPVNTTNNNKTQPTNARKVLSETKSVPVVLSPGELLDSAALNAKAIDFVRRNSVTDLSERKDPLCGLVKNGGSKRNALLKWCQNKTVGYRNIDITNFSSSWNDGLALCAILHSYLPDRVPYDSLSPNEKRRNFSIAFSAAESVGIPTTLNIGDMCQLERPDWQQVMSYVTSIYKHFET
- the LOC105692063 gene encoding uncharacterized protein LOC105692063 isoform X2, producing MLQQMLDSLAGKSPARNGMSRSPEAQGPFRRGVRPSPTTKGSAAPSTPRSQSKSSTRPPPRTAAGLPSGARKDPLLTIFGPRKPLNRNVINYINNNNSNNNNNVNRSKSRDRGQQTHQGSHPGAGGGGQGQGPLRQASSASSLEGKPTAVSRATKGGHVSGGGGNKAARMQELEREVEALNRDRATLEANLQEAAAAAHQLHQLRSELNEVKEQHSSEINRLTEENSNLRARLRDVTHSPLSDSEKQQILLDASRLHNSAPASIAITQEDGSPAVATENTCSTPDWDKHSSSSMSEVSVACLQDRILQMEETHYSTNEELQATIQELSDLQAQLSELQSDNERLTEEKGVLLESLCRQTEKLEDSRSKVDTLQGLLLREEQPEETPHGYNTEREQKLVDLLKSAQEERESLLQKLEELTSELKSLRSTAEASTTETERLTKRVHLLESTVDATNAERKQLDAELVEARQEGSSRTIEISRLATLLENARAKIEELEQTRQLESKSEADELLDAARREKDTLETQAAALQEQLARSHCDHDRLKDQYSQLQEECKVIRNNAKSAISDLEYQLSQLKEERNSLSTELQLVRDTLAELQAQCQRHLEDKRELKAALSESQRRANDVESTKADLESALEDEKRLRQEESTEWEQFQTDLLMTVRVANDFKTEAQSELERVVMENKTQRDKLRALEAQLDKLNKGLSTDHTGRATVDQVATETLTAPDALFERSAISALLKRGRTLPKVRPEIRKAISESNINELNMQENATQTNNPIRKTYPGISMPKADIEDLLDREYLYSRPQISNVVSPLKDEEKDELRQLKQELLREPMYVNSELKSDHETEISLQEDKGPLKADYPKLYKLSMSSKLKENPVLKEITAIQSSQGDSYGINISNSQFYVPKNYVFSDTECAMDDLMFEVDPEMINLLRKSKCDVDTQSQGKSYNSAMKTDLGGTLLLDATSYKHTVNNSLDQDNCKKPGVYDLETSLMNLPSTKIVANSAGITQVEDKPQIHNHHVDNHVTQPHNSGPNKTMNHSPEVDCNSLNDTNSLQMMVNLDPSSHALKPQIDQNPERHTSLISTKEKEKLETYNSRENNVSMSEKEIQPISKIVDSVIDDLTYRSIPRSSKRKLYGKKISSSAEDINKVRLTEKIYESLSDFYSGYNSENEIRADAETEHDERNSSAAFEDTEKSKLNTNVPVVMESTSATAPDENDSMSPLYDNVRYVSNVAAKNISIENPNPDLIIAPRIYTLKSRYDKVIPKDPIPSPRQNLSGISDDVTLRTKGVVNKQNRPHTFVNFPTVKTDKHGTTRQSSLGLHPVLEADESSRSSAKNKTLINTMLARDKSSYQENMILRSRQRRMESQNDNHKQTNVDDQPLKDVIKESPSSISENLNRIPSAVSSTRFKLSKSDPSNENLLPKNSDLPDIGKTQSTLINARFYDLPEGVYGKIITSPKSVSEVQQKYENLAKQSQVSVGTAKSIDNSSKNKLTTPIVKVDQNRIVDKQSKTADSSNRNWTKSNNGYMKSEENFETIPKLPVSPPPIKSTDVIDTSFAWESDIERISIPPSAKVTPSGSEFQHSSTLLAHSKCGTIVEEPEVELRAKRSPPVVHIRPWISAIAFNPNQKAMPPPPRPPTTPTDTQQSVLTSVTQEMAARRKANISRQDSRLSVKCLIESIENATKQAKAAGLADNSGPGSRSSSTSSLNSIGTNEVISLKAPLRDQQQTNNLICPVNTTNNNKTQPTNARKVLSETKSVPVVLSPGELLDSAALNAKAIDFVRRNSVTDLSERKDPLCGLVKNGGSKRNALLKWCQNKTVGYRNIDITNFSSSWNDGLALCAILHSYLPDRVPYDSLSPNEKRRNFSIAFSAAESVGIPTTLNIGDMCQLERPDWQQVMSYVTSIYKHFET